One segment of Desulfovibrio sp. X2 DNA contains the following:
- a CDS encoding OmpH family outer membrane protein: protein MRKVIGLALFCLLALQAPAFAEGLKIGVVNLKSVVEKSEPGMAVQKTLQAKFEKMKADIEKQKGDIEKMRDDMQKQSMAMTPEARQDKEMAFKRRVRDYQDTVMAYQRRMKSDEQEATTPVLEMLSDVVKDYAKRNKFTVILDAAGPLNNVLYYDDSVDVTNDVISALNTAWKNKK, encoded by the coding sequence ATGCGCAAAGTCATCGGCCTTGCACTCTTCTGCCTCCTGGCCCTGCAGGCCCCGGCCTTTGCCGAAGGGCTCAAGATCGGCGTGGTCAACCTGAAGTCGGTCGTCGAGAAGTCCGAGCCCGGCATGGCGGTGCAGAAGACCCTCCAGGCCAAGTTCGAGAAGATGAAGGCCGACATCGAGAAGCAGAAGGGCGACATCGAGAAGATGCGCGACGACATGCAGAAGCAGAGCATGGCCATGACTCCCGAGGCCCGTCAGGACAAGGAGATGGCCTTCAAGCGCCGCGTGCGCGACTACCAGGACACGGTCATGGCCTACCAGCGCCGGATGAAGTCCGACGAGCAGGAGGCCACCACCCCGGTGCTCGAGATGCTCTCCGACGTGGTCAAAGACTACGCCAAGCGCAACAAGTTCACGGTCATCCTGGACGCTGCCGGGCCGCTGAACAACGTGCTCTACTACGACGATTCCGTCGACGTGACCAACGACGTCATCTCCGCGCTGAACACGGCCTGGAAAAACAAGAAGTAG
- the bamA gene encoding outer membrane protein assembly factor BamA: MPTLPARSNPARALLLAFSLLAASFAPSTLCAQPSALGSAPGVDAPRLLILPFAVNAGPDLAYMRDSLPKLLSDKLKEQGFEVVSQDETANLVKSKGATTFDDKTIRELTLLAKAQDAVYGTFSQIGDTLNLDLRIVDGFGAKPDQTVSVTKKGLINVLPAVEEAAQHVRMALMHKDVIAEVTVEGLKYLDPDVVLMRVKMQKGDIYDPQTANNDLREVFNLGYFDDVKIEVQDEPEGKKVIFKVQEKPRIAAISVQGTDAVSDSDILEVMGTKTGSVLNLKILSDDLNKIRALYKSKGYYLAEVTYHLDESQKGTARLVLDVKEGQKLYIRKITIKGAHQLDEDDLKGELALSERGMFSWITGSGILKEEMLDRDAAVLEAYYANRGFIDAKVAPPTVEYKEDGIYITFTVEEGDRYKVGTVNIEGDLIEPKEKLLEHTKLDDLAKDDDYFDRSVLRDDLHRLNEFYANFGYAFAKTEVQSEVDRDAKRINITYEIQKEQKVYIRRVLVEGNSKTRENVIRREMLLGDGDKFSGQKLSRSSERLNKLGYFKTVDIETVPTGDPALMDLKVKVEEKPTGSVSAGVGYSSVDQFFVGATVQEKNLFGRGYTLAVSGTLGGVSQNSTVTFINPSVNDTKWSWSNSIYLRKYNWDDYEQSTIGGRTGVSYPIGEYTRVSAGYSLERFDIYDIDDDSAALLKEFKGVNWSSTVDVGATRDTTDDNFMPTKGTVNKVNMYYDGGPLGGTTSFVKYVYSSHWFTKLFAGTIFHVHGQIGYVGENVNGDDVPPWERFYLGGIDTVRGYSGNKISPRDAASDDRIGGNKELFFNVEYFFPIAKELNIWGLTFFDMGNAWDDGQSFFYDTKQEGGSNLPLGMYKSVGLGMRWNSPFGPLRIEYGYPLDKLSHSSSTGRIEFKIGGAF; encoded by the coding sequence CCTGCCCGATCTAATCCCGCTCGCGCGCTGCTGCTCGCCTTTTCGCTGCTCGCCGCATCCTTCGCTCCGTCCACCCTGTGCGCCCAGCCATCGGCCCTCGGCTCCGCGCCGGGCGTCGACGCGCCGCGGCTGCTCATCCTGCCCTTCGCGGTCAACGCCGGGCCCGACCTGGCCTACATGCGCGACAGCCTGCCCAAGCTCCTCAGCGACAAGCTCAAGGAGCAGGGTTTCGAGGTCGTCTCCCAGGACGAGACCGCGAACCTCGTCAAGTCCAAGGGCGCGACCACCTTCGACGACAAGACCATCCGCGAGCTGACCCTGCTGGCCAAGGCCCAGGACGCGGTCTACGGGACGTTCTCCCAGATCGGGGACACCCTGAACCTGGATCTGCGCATCGTGGACGGCTTCGGCGCCAAGCCCGATCAGACCGTTTCCGTGACCAAGAAGGGATTGATCAACGTCCTGCCGGCCGTCGAAGAGGCCGCGCAGCACGTGCGCATGGCCCTCATGCACAAGGACGTGATCGCCGAGGTCACGGTCGAGGGGCTCAAGTACCTCGATCCCGACGTGGTGCTCATGCGCGTGAAGATGCAGAAGGGCGACATCTACGATCCCCAGACGGCCAACAACGACCTGCGCGAGGTCTTCAACCTCGGCTACTTCGACGACGTGAAGATCGAGGTCCAGGACGAGCCCGAGGGCAAGAAGGTCATCTTCAAGGTCCAGGAGAAGCCGCGCATCGCTGCCATCAGCGTGCAGGGCACGGACGCCGTCTCCGACAGCGACATACTCGAGGTCATGGGCACCAAGACCGGTTCGGTCCTGAACCTGAAGATCCTCTCCGACGACCTGAACAAGATCCGCGCCCTGTACAAGAGCAAGGGCTACTATCTGGCCGAGGTCACCTACCACCTCGACGAATCGCAGAAGGGCACGGCCCGCTTGGTCCTCGACGTCAAGGAGGGCCAGAAGCTCTACATCCGCAAGATCACCATCAAGGGCGCCCACCAGCTCGACGAGGACGACCTGAAGGGCGAGCTGGCCCTGTCCGAGCGCGGCATGTTCTCCTGGATCACGGGTTCGGGCATCCTGAAAGAGGAGATGCTCGATCGTGACGCCGCAGTGCTCGAGGCCTACTACGCCAACCGCGGCTTCATCGACGCCAAGGTAGCGCCGCCCACGGTGGAGTACAAGGAAGACGGCATCTACATCACCTTCACGGTGGAGGAGGGCGACCGCTACAAGGTCGGCACCGTGAACATCGAGGGCGACCTCATCGAGCCCAAGGAGAAGCTCCTCGAGCACACCAAGCTCGACGACCTCGCCAAGGACGACGATTATTTCGACCGCTCAGTGCTGCGCGACGACCTGCACAGATTGAACGAGTTCTACGCCAACTTCGGCTACGCCTTCGCCAAGACCGAAGTCCAGTCCGAGGTCGACCGCGACGCCAAGCGCATCAACATCACCTACGAAATCCAGAAGGAACAGAAAGTATACATCCGCCGCGTGCTCGTGGAAGGCAACTCCAAGACGCGCGAGAACGTCATCAGGCGCGAGATGCTGCTCGGCGACGGGGACAAGTTCTCGGGCCAGAAACTCTCGCGCTCCTCGGAGCGACTGAACAAGCTCGGCTACTTCAAGACCGTTGACATCGAGACCGTGCCCACCGGAGATCCGGCGCTCATGGACCTCAAGGTCAAGGTCGAGGAGAAGCCCACCGGCAGCGTCAGCGCGGGCGTGGGCTACTCGAGCGTGGATCAGTTCTTCGTGGGCGCCACGGTGCAGGAGAAGAACCTCTTCGGGCGGGGCTACACCCTGGCCGTCTCCGGCACGCTGGGCGGCGTGAGCCAGAACTCGACCGTCACCTTCATCAACCCGAGCGTCAACGACACCAAGTGGTCGTGGTCCAACTCCATCTACCTGCGCAAGTACAACTGGGACGACTACGAGCAGTCCACCATCGGCGGCCGCACGGGCGTGTCCTATCCCATCGGCGAGTACACGAGGGTGTCCGCCGGCTACTCCCTCGAACGCTTCGACATCTACGACATCGACGACGATTCGGCGGCGCTGCTCAAGGAATTCAAGGGCGTCAACTGGTCGAGCACCGTGGACGTCGGCGCGACCCGCGACACCACGGACGACAACTTCATGCCCACCAAGGGCACGGTCAACAAGGTCAACATGTACTATGACGGCGGTCCGCTCGGCGGCACCACGAGCTTCGTCAAGTACGTCTACAGCAGCCACTGGTTCACGAAGCTTTTCGCCGGCACCATCTTCCACGTTCACGGCCAGATCGGCTACGTGGGCGAGAACGTCAACGGTGACGACGTCCCGCCCTGGGAGCGCTTCTACCTCGGCGGCATCGACACCGTGCGCGGCTACTCGGGCAACAAGATCTCCCCGCGCGACGCGGCCTCGGACGACCGCATCGGCGGCAACAAGGAGCTCTTCTTCAACGTGGAGTACTTCTTCCCCATCGCCAAGGAACTCAACATCTGGGGCCTGACCTTCTTCGACATGGGCAACGCCTGGGACGACGGCCAGTCGTTCTTCTACGACACCAAGCAGGAAGGCGGCTCCAATCTGCCGCTCGGCATGTACAAGAGCGTGGGCCTGGGCATGCGCTGGAACTCCCCCTTCGGCCCGCTGCGCATCGAGTACGGCTATCCGCTGGACAAGCTGAGCCACAGTTCCAGCACCGGCCGCATCGAATTCAAGATCGGCGGCGCCTTCTAG